One part of the Candidatus Sericytochromatia bacterium genome encodes these proteins:
- the secA gene encoding preprotein translocase subunit SecA codes for MLKLLSKIIGDPNERKVKRLDPIIRHINSLEEDMMALSDEALRGKTAEFRQRLDNALRGKNPEDKPQVEKEMLEELLPEAFAVVREAGRRVLNMRHFDVQLVGGIILHRGQIAEMRTGEGKTLVATLPSYLNALTGKGVHVITVNDYLAKRDSEWMGQLHRALGLEVGLIQHHYHPGQRKISYGADITYGTNNEFGFDYLRDNMATSLHECVQRGLHYAIVDEVDSILVDEARTPLIISGQLDQRTDVYVQMAKVAPMLQRDAHYKVDEKTKNILLSEEGIAHAEQILEVAELYDPNNPELAHHLVQALRSKELYRRDVEYVVRYNEEKGFDEIVIVDEFTGRLMIGRRYSDGLHQAIEAKEAVKIQEETQTLATITFQNYFRMYDKLAGMTGTAATEEAEFGKIYNLEVTVIPTNKERIRKDHPDSIYKTVPAKFRAVAREVAEMHETGRPVLVGTVSIEKSEYLSNLLKEMGIPHNVLNAKYHEQEAKIIAQAGQRGAVTIATNMAGRGTDIILGGNAEFMAKDFLTQMGLEPYPYEDLTRALLRKDTDWANKVHREKFPELDDATYGKIKAAIYDFVDECKSGGREVVEIGGLHCIGTERHESRRIDNQLRGRAGRQGDPGSSKFFLSLEDDLMRLFGGDRLKGLMDKMQADEDMDITSGMVSRSIEGAQRKVEVYHFNIRKQVLEYDDVMNNQRKIVYAERRKVLEGEDIRPVTLRMIEKFVRDVTAEFANPALPVQEWDLNSLVANLADAMPLLRMLSVAELEGMGSDALANHLVEQAINAYEAKEATMDREMMRQLELQLLLRIIDQKWIAHLHDIDSLRESIGLRAYGQKDPLLEYKREAYSTFQALMKSIQADFIAQVFHMQVVYEPPPSAFQMIMPEFFQGADEEGIARFESPEELVAEMRALGLPVPAELEAEAESEPEPMKYEETPFVFGPAARLFSQSPENGAQTTTAADAGTDVDSHSAEGK; via the coding sequence ATGCTCAAACTGCTCAGTAAAATCATCGGAGATCCCAACGAACGCAAGGTCAAGCGCCTCGACCCGATTATCCGCCACATCAACAGTCTCGAAGAGGACATGATGGCGCTGTCGGATGAGGCCCTGCGCGGCAAGACGGCTGAGTTTCGCCAGCGACTCGACAACGCTTTGCGTGGCAAGAATCCCGAAGACAAGCCTCAGGTTGAGAAGGAGATGCTGGAAGAGCTCCTGCCCGAGGCGTTCGCCGTCGTGCGTGAAGCGGGCCGGCGCGTCCTCAACATGCGGCATTTCGATGTCCAGTTGGTGGGTGGCATCATCCTGCACCGCGGACAGATCGCCGAGATGCGCACGGGCGAGGGCAAGACGCTCGTCGCCACGCTCCCTTCCTACCTCAATGCCCTGACCGGCAAGGGCGTTCACGTTATCACCGTCAACGACTACCTGGCCAAGCGAGATTCCGAGTGGATGGGCCAGTTGCACCGCGCCCTCGGGCTGGAAGTGGGCCTGATTCAACACCACTATCATCCCGGCCAGAGAAAGATTTCCTACGGCGCGGACATCACTTACGGAACCAACAACGAGTTCGGTTTCGACTACCTGCGCGACAACATGGCGACCTCTCTGCACGAGTGCGTTCAGCGAGGCTTGCACTATGCCATCGTCGACGAAGTTGACTCGATCCTGGTCGACGAGGCCCGCACGCCCCTGATCATCTCCGGTCAGCTCGACCAGCGCACGGATGTGTACGTTCAGATGGCCAAAGTGGCCCCCATGCTGCAACGCGACGCTCACTACAAGGTCGATGAAAAGACCAAGAATATCCTGCTCAGCGAGGAGGGCATTGCGCACGCCGAGCAGATTCTCGAAGTCGCCGAGCTCTATGACCCGAACAATCCTGAGCTGGCCCACCACCTGGTGCAGGCCCTTCGGTCGAAGGAACTCTACCGGCGCGACGTGGAGTACGTGGTTCGCTACAACGAGGAAAAGGGCTTCGACGAGATTGTCATCGTCGACGAGTTCACGGGGCGACTGATGATCGGTCGGCGCTACTCGGATGGCCTGCATCAGGCCATCGAAGCCAAGGAAGCCGTCAAGATTCAGGAAGAGACCCAAACGCTCGCCACCATCACCTTCCAGAACTACTTCCGGATGTACGACAAGCTGGCGGGCATGACGGGTACGGCCGCCACGGAGGAAGCCGAGTTCGGCAAGATTTACAACTTGGAAGTCACTGTCATTCCCACCAACAAGGAACGCATCCGCAAGGACCACCCCGATTCGATTTACAAGACCGTTCCCGCCAAGTTTCGGGCGGTCGCGCGCGAAGTGGCCGAGATGCACGAAACGGGTCGCCCCGTGCTGGTCGGGACCGTCTCGATCGAGAAGTCCGAATACCTGAGCAACCTGCTCAAGGAAATGGGCATCCCTCACAACGTCCTGAACGCCAAGTATCACGAACAGGAAGCCAAGATCATCGCTCAGGCCGGCCAGCGCGGCGCCGTCACAATCGCCACCAACATGGCGGGTCGTGGCACCGACATCATCTTGGGGGGTAACGCGGAGTTCATGGCGAAGGACTTCCTGACCCAGATGGGCCTGGAACCTTATCCCTATGAAGACCTGACGCGCGCCCTGCTGCGCAAGGATACGGACTGGGCCAACAAGGTCCACCGCGAGAAGTTCCCCGAACTGGACGACGCGACCTACGGCAAGATCAAGGCGGCCATCTACGACTTTGTGGATGAATGCAAATCCGGCGGGCGCGAGGTGGTCGAGATCGGCGGTCTGCACTGCATCGGCACCGAGCGACATGAATCCCGACGCATCGACAACCAGTTGCGTGGGCGCGCCGGCCGCCAGGGTGACCCGGGTAGCTCGAAGTTCTTCCTATCCCTGGAAGACGACCTGATGCGCCTGTTCGGTGGCGATCGCCTCAAGGGCCTGATGGACAAGATGCAGGCCGATGAGGACATGGACATCACCTCCGGCATGGTCAGCCGCTCGATTGAAGGCGCCCAGCGCAAGGTCGAGGTTTACCATTTCAACATCCGCAAACAGGTGCTGGAATATGACGACGTCATGAATAACCAGCGCAAGATTGTCTATGCCGAACGACGCAAGGTGCTGGAGGGTGAAGACATCCGCCCCGTGACCTTGCGGATGATTGAAAAGTTCGTGCGGGACGTGACGGCCGAGTTCGCGAACCCTGCCCTGCCGGTGCAGGAGTGGGACCTGAACAGCCTGGTCGCCAACCTGGCCGATGCCATGCCGTTGCTGCGCATGCTGAGTGTCGCGGAACTCGAAGGCATGGGCTCGGATGCGTTGGCCAACCACCTGGTCGAACAGGCCATCAACGCCTACGAGGCCAAGGAAGCCACGATGGACCGCGAGATGATGCGCCAGCTGGAGCTCCAGTTGCTGCTTCGGATCATTGACCAGAAGTGGATCGCCCACCTGCACGACATCGATTCATTGCGGGAAAGTATCGGCCTGCGTGCCTATGGCCAAAAAGACCCCCTGCTTGAGTACAAGCGCGAGGCCTACAGCACCTTCCAGGCGCTGATGAAATCCATCCAGGCCGACTTCATCGCCCAGGTCTTCCACATGCAGGTGGTCTACGAGCCGCCGCCGAGCGCGTTCCAGATGATCATGCCGGAGTTCTTCCAAGGTGCGGACGAAGAAGGCATCGCCCGGTTCGAGTCGCCGGAGGAATTGGTGGCCGAGATGCGCGCGCTGGGTCTGCCCGTGCCGGCTGAGCTGGAAGCAGAGGCCGAATCGGAACCGGAGCCCATGAAATACGAGGAGACCCCCTTCGTGTTCGGACCGGCCGCCCGCCTGTTCAGCCAAAGCCCCGAAAACGGCGCGCAAACGACCACCGCGGCCGATGCGGGTACCGATGTGGACTCCCACTCAGCGGAAGGGAAATAA
- the rpmE gene encoding 50S ribosomal protein L31, which yields MKSGIHPNYTQVNVLCVCGNSFKTGTTKGSDIRIEICAACHPFFTGTQKIVDTEGRVDRFMKKFESQNKKLAARAAQSASAAKPAAEAPAEAKA from the coding sequence ATGAAATCGGGCATTCATCCCAACTACACCCAGGTCAACGTCCTCTGCGTGTGCGGCAACAGCTTCAAGACCGGCACCACCAAGGGCAGTGACATCCGGATTGAAATTTGTGCTGCTTGCCATCCCTTCTTCACCGGCACGCAGAAGATTGTCGACACGGAAGGCCGCGTCGACCGCTTCATGAAGAAGTTCGAAAGCCAGAACAAGAAGCTCGCCGCGCGTGCGGCCCAGTCGGCTTCGGCCGCCAAGCCGGCGGCTGAGGCGCCTGCTGAGGCGAAGGCCTGA
- a CDS encoding GNAT family N-acetyltransferase, which yields MAELWLALHREHLRGPSRQVRATRRNRELAQSHLRQLATLKQVWVLASRADVLGYAAAVPNLSPVEMCFSSAAVTDLYLRPEWRGKGWGRRLLRRALADIRRRGLDAVTISVAHDSPARNLYTAEGFTPWMETLLQRFDGPVPSRLVAPEAP from the coding sequence TTGGCTGAGCTTTGGCTGGCGCTGCACCGGGAACACCTGCGCGGTCCGTCTCGGCAGGTGCGCGCGACCCGGCGGAACCGGGAGCTGGCGCAGTCCCACCTGCGTCAGCTGGCCACGTTGAAACAGGTTTGGGTGCTGGCGTCCCGAGCGGATGTGTTGGGCTATGCCGCAGCCGTGCCCAACCTCAGTCCGGTCGAGATGTGCTTTTCCTCGGCGGCCGTCACCGACCTGTACTTGCGGCCTGAGTGGCGCGGAAAGGGCTGGGGGCGCCGCCTGTTGCGCCGGGCATTGGCGGACATTCGGCGTCGTGGCCTGGACGCGGTCACCATCAGCGTGGCTCACGACAGCCCGGCCCGCAACCTCTATACGGCCGAGGGCTTCACCCCGTGGATGGAAACCCTGCTGCAGCGCTTTGATGGCCCGGTCCCGTCCCGCCTGGTCGCCCCGGAGGCTCCCTGA
- a CDS encoding 16S rRNA (uracil(1498)-N(3))-methyltransferase — MPRFFVSPEHLRLEPSGSGEAHLAGDDARHAVRVLRLKVGDAVTLLDGAGREMKAVLRSEGLPEVRLEITAVRHHDLPARRLVLVQALAKGDKFDWIVQKATELGVWAIQPVATRHSVVKLDADGAAHKRQRWQAIAREAAEQCERLDVPNVWPPMSLASWRKPAGAICLQLAERTQGHSLSDALVTLTDAPSLCLCVGPEGGWAPEDLVGLAPNEPLPVSLGPYILRTETAGLAALAVTQAHFGWA, encoded by the coding sequence ATGCCGCGCTTCTTTGTCTCGCCCGAGCACCTACGCCTGGAACCGTCGGGTTCCGGCGAGGCGCACCTGGCTGGCGACGATGCCCGCCATGCCGTGCGGGTCCTGCGCCTGAAGGTCGGCGACGCCGTCACGCTGTTGGATGGCGCCGGACGCGAAATGAAAGCGGTTTTGCGCTCGGAGGGTTTGCCGGAAGTGCGGCTCGAAATCACCGCTGTGCGCCATCACGACTTGCCCGCCAGGCGCTTGGTGCTCGTTCAGGCCCTGGCGAAGGGCGACAAGTTCGATTGGATCGTCCAGAAGGCCACCGAACTGGGGGTATGGGCCATTCAACCCGTCGCGACTCGCCATTCAGTGGTGAAGCTCGATGCCGATGGGGCAGCCCACAAGCGTCAGCGCTGGCAGGCGATCGCCCGTGAGGCGGCCGAGCAGTGTGAACGCCTGGACGTGCCAAATGTCTGGCCACCGATGTCGCTGGCCAGCTGGCGCAAGCCCGCCGGCGCAATCTGCCTTCAGCTGGCCGAACGCACGCAGGGCCATTCCCTTTCGGACGCCCTGGTGACCCTGACGGATGCGCCGTCACTCTGCTTGTGTGTGGGGCCGGAGGGCGGCTGGGCGCCGGAGGACCTCGTGGGGCTGGCGCCCAACGAGCCGCTGCCGGTCTCCCTCGGACCCTACATTCTACGCACGGAGACGGCGGGCCTGGCGGCTTTGGCGGTGACCCAAGCGCACTTTGGCTGGGCCTGA
- a CDS encoding SPOR domain-containing protein, giving the protein MGNAADILASATYWTILTVSCGGAFFAGFHYTQGATSNVPVKQPVMLGQRQPTPIPVATPIITTTSTPKPSPKPSPKPTATPTLVPGPIPVSLPPEQTAFSEGVPPGGSQEAFQAPSGDRTLPPADNPGDAGGAATVYRVQVGAFDTREGAQRQVEALQAQGINAVVVWDGGSYRAQLGAFSDRARAFFVADEINARGFPVTVRR; this is encoded by the coding sequence ATGGGAAACGCGGCCGATATCCTGGCGAGTGCCACTTACTGGACCATCTTGACGGTGTCTTGTGGCGGCGCGTTCTTTGCCGGCTTCCACTACACCCAGGGCGCCACCTCCAACGTCCCGGTCAAGCAGCCAGTGATGCTCGGGCAGCGTCAGCCGACCCCCATTCCGGTGGCCACGCCGATCATCACCACCACCAGTACCCCGAAGCCTTCCCCGAAGCCTTCCCCCAAACCGACCGCCACCCCCACCCTGGTGCCGGGCCCGATTCCGGTTTCCCTCCCGCCGGAACAGACGGCCTTCAGTGAAGGGGTGCCTCCAGGAGGCTCTCAGGAAGCGTTCCAGGCCCCTTCAGGAGACAGGACGCTCCCCCCGGCCGACAACCCCGGAGACGCGGGAGGGGCTGCCACCGTCTATCGGGTGCAGGTGGGTGCATTCGATACGCGGGAAGGCGCTCAGCGTCAGGTGGAGGCACTCCAAGCCCAGGGCATCAATGCGGTGGTGGTCTGGGATGGAGGAAGTTACCGCGCTCAGCTTGGCGCCTTCAGCGACCGCGCCCGCGCGTTTTTTGTCGCCGATGAGATCAACGCACGCGGCTTCCCCGTGACCGTGCGTCGCTAA